Proteins from one Methanomassiliicoccales archaeon genomic window:
- a CDS encoding response regulator has product IDLLKKIKPLGLKVPIIFVSAYDDPDLSFEAMRVGACDYVVKTFQYYEILKDRIRENLANCPTK; this is encoded by the coding sequence GCATTGATTTACTCAAGAAGATCAAGCCATTAGGTCTTAAAGTTCCGATAATCTTCGTATCCGCTTATGATGACCCTGATCTTAGCTTTGAAGCCATGCGCGTAGGCGCCTGTGATTATGTTGTAAAGACTTTCCAATACTATGAGATCTTGAAGGATCGCATTCGAGAAAATTTGGCAAACTGCCCCACAAAATGA
- a CDS encoding flavodoxin family protein, which yields MNLVVGILGSPRRGGNCDVLLDECLDGAFQSGAKTQKISLCDLHITPCQGCNSCLETGECVLRDDMTLIYKILQEANAILIASPIYFSGPSCIVKCMMDRCQCLWARERLLNRKVEGVRYGGLILVGGDHKAVFRNAQSEIRAFFSGIGITFQGELLVAGVEKKGEVRSRPDYLLSARRLGQNMTFNLSRIG from the coding sequence ATGAATCTAGTCGTAGGGATTTTAGGAAGCCCACGACGTGGAGGCAACTGTGATGTTCTGCTAGATGAGTGTCTAGATGGTGCTTTTCAGTCCGGTGCCAAAACGCAAAAAATTTCTCTTTGCGATTTGCACATAACGCCGTGCCAAGGTTGCAATTCCTGTCTTGAGACAGGAGAGTGTGTTCTGCGCGACGACATGACATTGATTTACAAAATATTGCAAGAAGCTAACGCAATTTTAATTGCTTCGCCCATATATTTCTCTGGGCCTAGCTGCATCGTCAAATGTATGATGGATAGGTGCCAATGTCTCTGGGCTCGCGAGCGGCTGCTGAATAGGAAAGTAGAAGGTGTTCGATATGGGGGCCTCATACTAGTTGGAGGGGATCATAAAGCGGTTTTCCGCAACGCACAGTCGGAGATAAGAGCATTCTTCTCCGGAATAGGAATCACCTTTCAGGGTGAACTGTTAGTGGCTGGCGTGGAGAAGAAAGGAGAGGTGAGGTCGAGACCTGATTATTTGTTGAGTGCTAGGCGCTTAGGTCAGAACATGACTTTTAACCTATCTAGGATTGGTTGA